TTGCCGGCCCCGTGGCCGTCACAGCGCGCCGAACGGATTCGGCGCGGGAGAAGGCTAGTGGAAACCGGCAAACTGCAGATAAGTCGCGGTTATTTGATCACCCCAGAGCAGCGCAATCCAGCCGGCAATGGCGAGATAGGGCCCGAAGGGGATCGGCGTGCCGGTTTCGGCCTTGCGCAGGCGCAGGGTGATTACGCCGAGAATGGCGCCCACCAGCGACGACAGCAGAATGGTCAGCGGCAGCACCTGCCAGCCACCCCAGGCGCCGACCATCGCCAGCAGCTTGAAGTCGCCGTAGCCCATGCCTTCCTTGCCGGTGAGCAGCTTGAACAGCCAGTACACCGACCACAGGCTCAGGTAGCCGAACACCGCGCCCCAGAGCGCATCACCCAGGTTGGTGAACAGCCCGAAGTAGTTGGCGATCAGTCCCAGCCACAGCAACGGCAGCACCAGCGCATCCGGCAGCAACTGGTGATCGACGTCGATCATGCTCATCGCCAGCAGACCCCAGCCAAGCAGCAGCATGGCGCCGGCCTGCCAGCCGAAACCGTAGTGCCAGGCGATGAAGGCCGAGAGCGCGCCACAGGCCAGTTCGATCAGCGGATAGCGCTTGCTGATGGGCGTCTTGCAGGACGAGCACTTGCCGCCCAGCGCCAGGTAGCTCACCACCGGGATGTTTTCCCAGGCCCTGATCTCGTGGCCGCAATGCGGGCACTGGGAGTTCGGCAGAACCAGGTTGTAGGTGGGCTGCGGCTCGCCTGCGGGCAGCTCCAGCGCTTCGCGCGCCTCGCGTTGCCAGTCGCGCTGCATCATCCGCGGCAGGCGGTGGATGACCACGTTGAGGAAGCTGCCGACCAGCAGGCCGATCAGCAGGGCGCATAAAACAAAGGCCAGCGGGGTGCTGGCCAGGAAGTTCAGGACTGGCATGTGGCTTATACGACGTTGCCCAGTTGGAAGATCGGAAGGTACATGGCGATGATCAGGCCGCCGACCAGTACGCCGAGCACGGCCATGATCATCGGCTCCATCAGTGTGGTCAGGTTGTCGACGGCGTTGTCGACCTCTTCCTCGTAGTAGTTGGCGACCTTGTCCAGCATGGAATCCAGTGAACCGGACTCCTCGCCGATGGCCGCCATCTGGATGGCCATGCTGGGGAAGACGCCGGTGGTGCGCATGGAGAAGTTCAGTTGGGTACCGGAGGAGACGTCCTGTTTGATCCTGTTGACCGCATTGCGGAACACCACGTTGCCAGTGGCGCCGGAGACTGAGTCCAGCGCTTCTACTAGCGGTACGCCGGCGGCGAAGGTGGTGGACAGTGTGCGGGCGTAACGGGCGACCGAGGACTTGTAGAGGATGTCGCCGACAATGGGCAGTTTCAGTACACCACGATCCATTGAGTCTCTGAACTTTTCGGAGCGCCTGTGGAATTCTCTGAGGGTGAATGCCGCTGCGAACATGGCGATCAGGACAATAAACCACCATTGCTGCAACGCTTCCGAAATGGAAATGACGAAGAGGGTGAAGGCCGGTAGTTCCGCGCCGAAGTTGGCGAATACCGACTGGAACTGCGGCACTACCTTGATCAACAAGATGGCTGACACAATGATGGCGACGACGACCACTGCAATGGGGTAGGTCATGGCCTTCTTGATCTTGGCCTTGAGCGACTCGGTCTTTTCCTTGTAGGTCGCCACGCGGTCGAGCAGGGTCTCCAGGGCGCCGGACTGTTCGCCGGCATCCACCAAGTTGCAGTATAGATCGTCGAAATATTGTGGCTTTTTGCGCAGGGAGTTGGCCAGGCTGTTACCGGCTGCGACCTCCTGCTTGATATCGTCCACCAGCTTACGCATGTTCGGATTGTCGAAGCCCTCACCGATGATGTCGAAGGACTGCAGCAGCGGAACGCCCGAGCCCATCATGGTCGCCATCTGCCGGGTGAACAGGGCGATGTCCATTGGCTTGATCGCCTTGCCCTTGCTCAGCAGTGAGATGCCTTTCTTGCGAACCTTGGTCGGGTTGATCCCCTGCTTGCGCAGTTGAGCCTTGACCAGCGCCGTGTTGGTCCCGGAAAGCTCCCCTTTGACTTTCCCGCCCTTGCGATCAGTGCCTTCCCAGGTAAAGACACTGGTCCTCAATGCTTTTTCCGCCATGGATTAATCCTTGGTCACGCGGTTGATTTCCTCGAGGCTGGTAATTCCCTGCATGGCTTTCAGCAGGCCCGAGGTGCGCAGATCGTTGAAGCCTTCTTTGCGGGCTTGTTCGGCGATCTGAATGGAATTGCCTTCTTCCATGATAATCCGCTGTAGCGCCGGCGTGATTTTAACCACTTCATAAATACCTACACGCCCCTTGTAACCGTTCTTGCAGTTTTCGCACCCGACCGGGGCGTAGAGCTTGAACGAACCGATCCTGGCTTCCGGGAAGCCTTCATGGAGCAGCGTTTCGCGTGGAACGTCGTGCTCCTTCTTGCAGGCCGGGCACAGTTTTCTGGCCAGGCGCTGGGCAATGATCAGGTTGGTGGAGGTGGCGAGGTTGAAGGAAGCCACGCCCATGTTCAGCAGGCGGGTGAGGGTTTCCGCGGCGCTGTTGGTGTGCAGGGTGGACATCACCATGTGCCCGGTCTGGGCTGCCTTGATGGCGATTTCTGCGGTCTCGAGGTCGCGGATCTCGCCCACCATGATCACGTCAGGGTCCTGGCGCAGGAAGGCACGCAGTGCCTGGGCGAAGTCCAGGCCTGTCTTCGGGTTGACGTTGACCTGGTTGATGCCTTCCAGGTTGATCTCCACCGGGTCTTCCGCGGTCGAGATGTTGATGTCCGGGGTGTTGAGGATATTCAGGCCGGTATACAGGGATACTGTCTTGCCCGAGCCGGTGGGGCCGGTCACCAGGATCATGCCCTGCGGCTGCTTGAGTGCCGAAAGATAAAGCTGCTTCTGCTCTTCCTCATAGCCCAGAGCGTCGATGCCCATTTGCGCACTGGCCGAGTCGAGGATACGCATCACGATCTTTTCGCCCCACAGCGTGGGCAGGGTATTGACGCGGAAGTCGATGGACTTGGTCTTGGATACGCGCATCTTGATCCGACCGTCCTGGGGCTTGCGGCGCTCGGAGATATCCAGGCCAGCCATGACCTTGAGGCGGGCGGAGATGCGGCTGACCAGTTGGACCGGCGGCTTGGCGACTTCCTGGAGCATGCCGTCGGTGCGGAAGCGAACGCGGTAGATCTTCTCGTAGGGCTCGAAGTGCAGGTCGGACGAGCCGCCCTTGATGGCATCCAGCAGCATCTTGTTCACGAAGCGCACCACCGGGGCGTCGTCGGCGTCGCCGCCGATGGCTTCCTCCTTGCGCTCGGCATTGCCGCTCTCGATATCCAAGCCTTCCAGATCGACGTCGCCCAGGTCATCCAATCCGCCGGTAACGCTCTCGAAGAGCTTTTCGATGGCATCGCCGAGCCGGTCGTCTTCGACCAGGATGGCTTCGGTGGTCAGTCCGGTGCTGAATTGGATGTCGGTGATTGCCTGATGGTTGGTAGGGTCTGACAGTCCAACAAAGAGCTTATTACCTCTCCGCCACAAGGGGAGGACTCGGTGCTGGCGAACGAGTTTCTCGCTGACCAGCTCCTTGGGAAAGCTCTCGCGGTCCAGGCTACTCAGATCGCAGAAGGCGACACCGAACTGGTCGGCGGCCAACTCCATCAATGGACGGCTTTTTATCAATTTGTTCTGTACGAGATAGGTCACCAACGACAGCTTATTGCGTTGCGCCTGTAGCTGGGCTTGCCGCGCGCTGTTCTCATCGAGCAGTTGAGACAACACCAGCTGCCGGGCAAGGCCGGACAGGACGACTTGATCGTTCATAAGGAGGTAGCCGGAAGATGGGTATTAAGCCTTATAACGCAGTTGGCAGGACGTGCCAAATTCGACAGTGGGAGCTGTCAAAATTTGTCACTTCGTGCGTAATTTCGCTGCTGGTTGCCTGAAACTGTCTGCGGATACTGTATTTTTGGGTGTAGGAGTTCTGGCACGGAAGCTGCTTTCTCCAGGTCAGGTCTCAGGACCGCACCTAAAAACCTGGAGAGAATTATGAACGCTCAAAAAGGCTTTACCCTGATCGAACTGATGATCGTGGTTGCGATCATCGGCATCCTGGCCGCCATCGCGCTGCCGGCATACCAAGATTACACCGCCCGTGCCAAGGTTTCTGAGGTTGTACTGGCTGCTTCCGCTTGTCGCACCACTATTACTGAGGTTGTTCAATCCGCCACTACGCTGCCGGCAGCGAATGCCTGGGGGTGCGAGAGCTCTACTGCTACTTCTAAGTATGTTGCTAAGATCGAAACTGATGCCAATGGCGTGGTGAGTGTTACTGCGGGCACCGGCATCAACTCCGATGTTGATGGTAAGGTGCTGACTTTGACCCCATCTTCCTCGGCTACTACTATTACTGCGCCTACTGCTGGTGGCACTATTAATCGCTGGGTTTGTGGCGATTCCTCTACCACCACTATTCCGCAAAAGTTCCTGCCGGGCTCCTGCCGCGGCTGATAGCCAGTTGGTGTGAAGGAAACCCCGGTCTCTCCGGGGTTTCTTTTTTGTTTTTTCGTCGGTTATTGGCTGTAAAGATCGAGTCTTGAGTATGAGTGAGCTTCGTGACATGGACGTGGCGCATCGGTCACCATTAATCAACAAGATTGCCTTCGGGATTTTGGCAGTCTCGCTTCTGCTTGTTCTGCGTCCGTATTCCGGTATCCGGCATGATGCCATCCTGTATCTGGGACAAGGGTT
This Pseudomonas sp. ATCC 13867 DNA region includes the following protein-coding sequences:
- a CDS encoding type II secretion system F family protein, which produces MAEKALRTSVFTWEGTDRKGGKVKGELSGTNTALVKAQLRKQGINPTKVRKKGISLLSKGKAIKPMDIALFTRQMATMMGSGVPLLQSFDIIGEGFDNPNMRKLVDDIKQEVAAGNSLANSLRKKPQYFDDLYCNLVDAGEQSGALETLLDRVATYKEKTESLKAKIKKAMTYPIAVVVVAIIVSAILLIKVVPQFQSVFANFGAELPAFTLFVISISEALQQWWFIVLIAMFAAAFTLREFHRRSEKFRDSMDRGVLKLPIVGDILYKSSVARYARTLSTTFAAGVPLVEALDSVSGATGNVVFRNAVNRIKQDVSSGTQLNFSMRTTGVFPSMAIQMAAIGEESGSLDSMLDKVANYYEEEVDNAVDNLTTLMEPMIMAVLGVLVGGLIIAMYLPIFQLGNVV
- a CDS encoding prepilin peptidase, with translation MPVLNFLASTPLAFVLCALLIGLLVGSFLNVVIHRLPRMMQRDWQREAREALELPAGEPQPTYNLVLPNSQCPHCGHEIRAWENIPVVSYLALGGKCSSCKTPISKRYPLIELACGALSAFIAWHYGFGWQAGAMLLLGWGLLAMSMIDVDHQLLPDALVLPLLWLGLIANYFGLFTNLGDALWGAVFGYLSLWSVYWLFKLLTGKEGMGYGDFKLLAMVGAWGGWQVLPLTILLSSLVGAILGVITLRLRKAETGTPIPFGPYLAIAGWIALLWGDQITATYLQFAGFH
- the pilB gene encoding type IV-A pilus assembly ATPase PilB; this translates as MNDQVVLSGLARQLVLSQLLDENSARQAQLQAQRNKLSLVTYLVQNKLIKSRPLMELAADQFGVAFCDLSSLDRESFPKELVSEKLVRQHRVLPLWRRGNKLFVGLSDPTNHQAITDIQFSTGLTTEAILVEDDRLGDAIEKLFESVTGGLDDLGDVDLEGLDIESGNAERKEEAIGGDADDAPVVRFVNKMLLDAIKGGSSDLHFEPYEKIYRVRFRTDGMLQEVAKPPVQLVSRISARLKVMAGLDISERRKPQDGRIKMRVSKTKSIDFRVNTLPTLWGEKIVMRILDSASAQMGIDALGYEEEQKQLYLSALKQPQGMILVTGPTGSGKTVSLYTGLNILNTPDINISTAEDPVEINLEGINQVNVNPKTGLDFAQALRAFLRQDPDVIMVGEIRDLETAEIAIKAAQTGHMVMSTLHTNSAAETLTRLLNMGVASFNLATSTNLIIAQRLARKLCPACKKEHDVPRETLLHEGFPEARIGSFKLYAPVGCENCKNGYKGRVGIYEVVKITPALQRIIMEEGNSIQIAEQARKEGFNDLRTSGLLKAMQGITSLEEINRVTKD
- a CDS encoding pilin, whose product is MNAQKGFTLIELMIVVAIIGILAAIALPAYQDYTARAKVSEVVLAASACRTTITEVVQSATTLPAANAWGCESSTATSKYVAKIETDANGVVSVTAGTGINSDVDGKVLTLTPSSSATTITAPTAGGTINRWVCGDSSTTTIPQKFLPGSCRG